The Artemia franciscana unplaced genomic scaffold, ASM3288406v1 Scaffold_588, whole genome shotgun sequence genome contains a region encoding:
- the LOC136043420 gene encoding uncharacterized protein LOC136043420 isoform X1, producing the protein MADIRHLTFPHSFTEKKNRNKKEHEPHSSNVLGSPEFWLIFFCNCWMCVEPISYWKKRQGGQRKNWWNLAKSDLERIGGFRKFGHRWSTQWLAFAEQLAQDRSTWSKKVSKIIDAGRDGNA; encoded by the exons ATGGCTGATATAAG ACATTTAACCTTCCCTCATtccttcactgaaaaaaaaaaccgaaacaaGAAAGAACATGAGCCACATAGTTCCAATGTCCTTGGATCACCTGaattttggctgatttttttttgcaactgttGGATGTGtg ttgagcctattagctactggaagaaacgccaaggaggacagaggaagaactggtggaacctggccaagtcagaccttgaacGAATAGggggtttcagaaaatttggtcacagatggtcaacacagtggctcgcctttgcagagcagctggcacaagatcgatcaacatggtccaagaaggtctctaagatcatcgatgccgggcgagatggaaacgcctga